A DNA window from Planctomycetota bacterium contains the following coding sequences:
- a CDS encoding ATP-binding cassette domain-containing protein translates to MNDARALLRVLPASVVPTERLLRACAALGVCVRRVRPADLSRTLHDDARRLLASLRPGEVVLVSGPSGSGKSTLLRAVARAARDAGLRVCGQRPVERARCVIDLIPGSLGEAIACLVRAGLGDVGVLARTPGELSEGERARVALAAALARVRPGAPGHLLLLDEFASTLDRASAARVGAGVRRWATRTGVRVVVATAHDDLRGPLAPDVRVRCARGRSGTTVHIERGGGA, encoded by the coding sequence GTGAACGACGCGCGTGCGCTGCTCCGCGTGCTGCCCGCGAGCGTCGTCCCCACCGAGCGCCTGCTGCGCGCGTGCGCCGCGCTGGGCGTGTGCGTGCGCCGCGTGCGCCCCGCCGACCTGAGCCGCACGCTGCACGACGACGCCCGGCGTCTGCTCGCGTCTCTGCGCCCCGGCGAGGTCGTCCTCGTCTCGGGCCCCAGCGGGTCGGGGAAGTCCACGCTGCTGCGCGCGGTCGCCCGTGCCGCCCGGGACGCGGGCCTGCGCGTCTGCGGGCAGCGGCCCGTCGAGCGCGCCCGCTGCGTCATCGACCTCATCCCCGGCTCGCTCGGCGAGGCCATCGCCTGCCTCGTGCGGGCCGGCCTGGGCGATGTCGGCGTGCTGGCGCGCACGCCCGGCGAACTCTCCGAGGGCGAGCGGGCCCGCGTCGCGCTCGCCGCGGCGTTGGCGCGCGTCCGCCCGGGCGCCCCCGGGCACCTGCTGCTGCTCGACGAGTTCGCGTCGACGCTCGACCGGGCGTCGGCGGCCCGCGTCGGCGCGGGCGTCCGCCGCTGGGCGACCCGCACCGGCGTGCGCGTCGTCGTCGCCACCGCGCACGACGACCTCCGCGGGCCCCTCGCGCCCGACGTGCGCGTGCGCTGCGCGCGGGGGCGCTCGGGGACGACGGTGCACATCGAGCGCGGGGGCGGGGCGTGA